A section of the Drosophila subobscura isolate 14011-0131.10 chromosome A, UCBerk_Dsub_1.0, whole genome shotgun sequence genome encodes:
- the LOC117903404 gene encoding GAS2-like protein pickled eggs has product MAMLEARPYRPFKSSEEYLEAMKEDLAEWLSTLYPELSINAENFMDRLDTGVALCKHANYVRQAAEDYLARRQARNKSMTRSMTSGLAGPILALGNIHYLPAAKSGTFFARDNVSNFITWCRKSLKIIECLLFETDDLIMRKNEKHVILCLLEVARRGAKFGMLAPMLVQMERQIDREIAADIKANGAANSSESGTQTEAIACSSTLSSTATSTTITTTTVGSETDLYDDSDDSENEDDADEHPMLMYGPQPQIITNDLKSLDEMVRDLVEKCTCPSQFPMVRVSEGKYRIGDTKVLIFVRILRSHVMVRVGGGWDTLAHYLDKHDPCRCRAQHRSSVAARLIPRQSPNHNPSNGIELHKAQVIFERSPPAARRVFTSSNCNGGGGGAAGGATATAATAAAAAGGAASVAVAQQNGNSLSPNSGKYRSRSPTPQRKFLNGIQSNGVVAATGAAASEQQQQLLGSPGLARRSMSPSPRRLIDMRRKQSSLDSYSNGPKSLPGGYSCSLEEAGVGVGVGVGAVTATSAPGGGVSAPEQSSSSKFENISDNGSEISDEGYRSLGVIQSSAQKRESLHSQASMDDAETNARLDQTSSDSQISPSDEPPEKAAADILEEEDDLNGQELDVDVDADVDVDYSVCDGPQSLPAILSLPKCLPDKFEASGVFITDDEITVDMAKSPPRSSAKLEAQPSAALLSKIPRSPLAQRRRSIDNSTCGGAGGSLQDLSSRSSVGGGGGGGGVAGVGNCPPVGGFNRKQPVYRSMRTRATPTGTATGTGTATPTPTPPPRASRQASQLPMVRDVTNTWSGRTAGADLSSHKRRPQCTPDTFVAPTPFERSGKGRSSQILYDSNGRRVRGGGCTSSLTTSPVKNHASSPLAQQLLEAASSAKNDAQILEKMKTLLSRYAAVNQANSGQNSAAGVGGATCKAGSNGKKTPVYEDFTTAWVHSNGNLERSESCSPPAKARSKRSSAASSCESNHSTTVAGAAAGTRAGTGAAAGAAAGAGAGATNVISPRRERGMSKIPAPVRHHTELY; this is encoded by the exons atGGCCATGTTGGAGGCACGGCCCTACAGGCCCTTCAAGTCCAGCGAGGAGTATCTGGAGGCCATGAAGGAGGATCTGGCCGAGTGGCTGAGCACACTCTATCCCGAGCTGAGCATCAACGCCGAGAACTTTATGGATCGACTCGACACCGGCGTGGCACTCTGCAAG CACGCGAACTATGTGCGCCAGGCGGCAGAGGACTATCTGGCACGGCGGCAGGCGCGCAACAAATCGATGACACGCTCGATGACATCCGGCCTGGCCGGACCGATTCTGGCCCTGGGCAACATCCACTACCTGCCGGCGGCCAAGAGCGGCACCTTCTTTGCCCGCGACAATGTCTCCAACTTCATAACTTGGTGCAG AAAGAGCCTCAAGATCATCGAGTGCCTGCTGTTCGAAACGGACGATCTGATTATGCGCAAGAACGAGAAGCACGTGATCCTCTGCCTGCTGGAGGTGGCCCGAAGAGGCGCCAAGTTTG GAATGCTGGCCCCCATGCTGGTGCAGATGGAGCGACAAATCGATCGGGAAATCGCTGCCGACATCAAGGCAAATGGCGCCGCCAACTCATCGGAGAGCGGCACGCAGACGGAGGCAATCGCCTGCAGCTCGACATTGAGCAGCACGGCCACGTCCACGACAATAACGACCACAACTGTGGGCTCCGAGACGGACCTGtacgacgacagcgacgactCGGAGAACGAGGACGATGCCGATGAGCATCCCATGCTGATGTACGGTCCCCAGCCCCAGATAATCACCAATGATCTAAAGAGCCTCGATGAGATG GTGCGAGATCTGGTGGAGAAGTGCACATGCCCATCTCAGTTTCCCATGGTACGCGTGTCCGAGGGCAAGTACCGCATTGGCGACACCAAAGTTCTCATCTTTGTGCGG ATACTTCGCTCCCATGTGATGGTGCGCGTGGGTGGCGGCTGGGACACACTGGCCCACTATCTGGACAAGCACGatccctgccgctgccgggcGCAGCATCGCAGCTCGGTGGCCGCTCGTCTCATACCGCGACAGTCGCCCAATCACAATCCCAGCAACGGCATCGAGCTGCACAAGGCTCAGGTGATATTCGAGCG CTCACCGCCTGCTGCGCGACGCGTCTTCACCAGTTCGAACTGcaacggaggaggaggaggagctgcaggaggagcaacagcaacagcagccacagcagcagcagcagcaggaggagcagcgtctgtggctgtggcccaaCAGAATGGCAACAGCTTGTCCCCCAATTCGGGCAAGTACCGGAGTCGCAGCCCGACGCCGCAGCGTAAATTTCTCAATGGCATCCAGAGCAATGGAGTCGTGGCAGCCACTGGGGCCGCCGcttcggagcagcagcagcagctgctgggctcCCCTGGGCTGGCCCGGCGCTCCATGTCGCCCAGTCCCCGGCGGCTGATTGACATGCGGAGGAAGCAGAGCTCCCTGGACTCCTACAGCAACGGGCCCAAGTCGCTGCCTGGCGGCTACAGCTGCTCGCTGGAGGAGGCAggcgtgggagtgggagtgggagtgggggcTGTGACTGCCACCTCCGCGCCGGGCGGAGGAGTGTCCGCAccggagcagagcagctcgAGCAAGTTCGAGAACATCAGCGACAACGGGAGCGAGATCAGCGACGAGGGCTACCGCAGCCTGGGCGTGATCCAGTCGAGTGCCCAGAAGCGCGAGTCCCTGCACAGTCAGGCCTCGATGGATGACGCTGAAACCAATG CGCGTCTCGATCAGACGTCCAGCGACTCGCAAATCTCGCCCTCGGATGAGCCGCCGGAGAAGGCAGCTGCGGATATactcgaggaggaggacgaccTCAATGGCCAGGAGCTagacgtggatgtggatgcggatgtggacgTGGACTACTCCGTGTGCGATGGCCCGCAGTCGCTGCCGGCGATCCTCAGTCTGCCAAAGTGTCTGCCGGACAAGTTCGAGGCTTCGGGCGTGTTCATCACCGATGACGAGATTACCGTGGACATGGCCAAGAGTCCGCCAAGGTCCTCCGCCAAGCTGGAGGCGCAGCCATCTGCGGCGCTGCTCAGCAAGATTCCCCGCTCGCCCTTGGCCCAGCGTCGGCGCAGCATCGACAACAGCACCTGCGGCGGGGCCGGCGGCAGCCTCCAGGATCTGAGCAGCCGCTCGTCcgtcggcggcggtggtggcggtggcggtgtcgCTGGCGTCGGCAACTGCCCGCCCGTTGGTGGCTTCAATCGCAAACAGCCCGTCTACCGCTCCATGCGCACCCGCGCCACGCCCACTGGCACGgccacgggcacgggcacagccacgccaacgccaacgcctcCGCCACGTGCCTCGCGGCAGGCGTCGCAGCTGCCGATGGTGCGGGACGTGACCAACACCTGGAGCGGACGCACAGCTGGAGCGGACCTCAGCAGCCACAAGCGTCGGCCGCAGTGCACGCCCGACACCTTTGTGGCGCCCACTCCCTTCGAGCGGAGCGGCAAGGGGCGCTCCTCGCAGATCCTCTACGACAGCAACGGGCGGAGAGTgcgcggcggcggctgcaccAGCTCCCTGACCACGTCCCCGGTGAAGAACCACGCCTCATCCCCGctggcccagcagctgctggaggcggcCAGCAGTGCCAAGAACGACGCCCAGATTCTCGAGAAGATGAAGACACTCCTCTCCCGCTACGCGGCCGTCAACCAGGCAAATTCTGGACAGAATTCTGCAGCGGGAGTGGGTGGAGCCACTTGCAAGGCCGGCTCCAATGGCAAGAAGACGCCCGTGTACGAGGACTTCACCACAGCGTGGGTCCACAGCAATGGCAACCTGGAACGCTCCGAGAGCTGTTCGCCCCCGGCCAAGGCGCGTTCCAAGCGCAGCTCTGCGGCCAGCTCCTGCGAGAGCAATCACTCCACCACAGTggcaggagcggcagcgggaaCGAGAGCAGGCAcgggagcggcagcgggagcggcagcgggagcgggagccgGAGCAACCAACGTTATCTCGCCCAGACGGGAGAGGGGCATGTCCAAGATTCCGGCACCGGTGCGGCATCATACAGAGCTTTACTAG
- the LOC117903408 gene encoding calcyclin-binding protein: MSMEQLKSDVDEFAALLEQAQSARVKGVLTTGKAEVEREIVNLEMKARLAAERQASGSSEAKRYLHELTDYGWDQSAKFVKLFITLNGVQGCSEEAVTVNYTETSLQLHVCDLSGKDFGLTVNNLLHAIDVDKSYRKIKTDMVAIYLKKAEEGVNWDVLTSIQKRLKQKQDTELTKDTDNPESALVNMMKKMYNDGDSKTKQMIAKAWTESQEKSRMGKEFGGAGGLDTLGDL; the protein is encoded by the exons ATGTCGATGGAACAG CTCAAATCTGATGTGGACGAGTTTGCAGCCTTGCTGGAACAGGCCCAAAGCGCTCGTGTGAAAGGTGTGCTCACCACGGGCAAGGCAGAGGTGGAGCGTGAGATTGTCAATCTGGAGATGAAGGCACGCCTGGCCGCCGAGCGTCAAGCATCCGGTTCGAGCGAAGCCAAAAG ATATCTGCATGAGCTTACCGACTACGGCTGGGACCAGAGTGCCAAGTTCGTGAAGCTCTTCATTACACTGAACGGCGTGCAGGGCTGCAGCGAGGAGGCCGTGACCGTCAACTACACGGAGAcatcgctgcagctgcatgtgTGCGATCTCAGCGGCAAGGACTTTGGTCTGACGGTAAACAATCTGCTGCACGCGATAGATGTGGACAAGAGCTATCGCAAGATCAAGACCGACATGGTGGCCATCTATCTGAAGAAGGCCGAGGAGGGCGTCAACTGGGACGTGCTCACCTCCATACAGAAGCGCctcaagcagaagcaggacaCCGAATTGACCAAGGACACTGACAATCCCGAGTCGGCGCTGGTCAACATGATGAAGAAGATGTACAACGACGGGGACTCCAAGACCAAGCAGATGATTGCCAAGGCCTGGACCGAGAGTCAGGAGAAGTCGCGCATGGGCAAGGAGTTCGGCGGCGCCGGTGGTCTCGACACACTTGGCGATCTTTAA
- the LOC117903407 gene encoding protein swallow, translated as MSLEDESFPADELFEQLNSVGAGAPRQFKRQFNVHDKPVAFERNPAPFLTSDCSDESSFIDAANKSAKTCVSDPVGRDQGEEEEGEEVDKSFAESAMAEGIPTVGQMGSAQSSKSVSYQDIHSAYTKRRYKHVTSKVAKYIADIQEQDQQRRNAKKFQHHSSMPEYLTPTATATARARAAHFSADELHNLDVSLDNSSAGNTTDAKTANDSYERLLSENERLHNDKEDLKDAQVRLENEQQRLQSYSDYLQAKLDEKAMENMQLRRSCEMMRTDLTDCEQKLKRNQSHSLRSLNFCLPESVPKATQTDQELLSLALADTATPLPGSNVNNLTYDSSAGSIEVALLSVAPAARQPNPGKPKKNIQPLSLDFSNDSTEAEPSGGASATNRAAGTNKRAAAPNNSESSHPSSNDSAIEVEALDLRSPSRYLSQPQATIFPPIQDWAQSEGIYYFDKRNNRVIEVRSINISQSTNPDNTGTSETILLDQSQTQNRHRKSSMGTRMLRLFGPCVRCTDANQSINASSSTYTVGLPLLREEYGHRRTHSER; from the exons ATGAGTCTGGAGGACGAAAGCTTTCCCGCCGACGAACTGTTCGAGCAGCTAAACAGCGTGGGCGCTGGTGCCCCGCGCCAGTTCAAGAGGCAGTTCAACGTACACGATAAGCCAGTGGCGTTTGAGCGCAATCCGGCGCCATTTTTAACCAGCGACTGCTCCGACGAGAGTTCGTTCATCGATGCCGCCAACAAGAGTGCCAAGACCTGTGTCAGTGACCCCGTGGGCCGTGACCAGGGCGAAGAAGAGGAAGGCGAAGAGGTGGATAAAT CTTTCGCAGAGTCTGCAATGGCAGAAGGAATTCCCACAGTAGGGCAGATGGGCAGTGCCCAAAGCAGCAAGTCTGTCTCCTACCAGGACATACACTCGGCGTACACAAAGCGGCGCTACAAGCACGTGACCAGCAAAGTGGCCAAGTACATAGCGGACAtccaggagcaggaccagcagcGTCGGAATGCCAAGAAGTTCCAGCACCACAGCTCCATGCCGGAGTACCTGacgcccacagccacagccacagccagagcgcGCGCGGCCCACTTCAGTGCGGACGAGCTGCACAATCTGGACGTGTCGCTGGACAACAGCAGTGCGGGCAACACGACCGACGCCAAGACGGCCAACGACAGCTACGAGCGGCTGCTCAGCGAGAATGAGCGCCTGCATAACGACAAGGAGGACCTGAAGGACGCCCAAGTGCGCCTGGAgaacgagcagcagcggctgcagtcCTACAGCGACTATCTGCAGGCCAAGCTGGACGAGAAGGCCATGGAGAATATGCAGCTGCGACGCAGCTGTGAGATGATGCGCACCGATCTGACCGACTGCGAACAGAAGTTGAAACGCAATCAAAGTCACTCGCTTCGGTCCCTCAACTTCTGTCTGCCCGAGAGCGTTCCGAAGGCCACGCAAACCGACCAGGAGTTGCTCTCGCTGGCCCTTGCGGACACCGCCACGCCGCTGCCCGGCTCTAATGTGAACAATCTCACCTACGACAGCAGTGCCGGCTCCATTGAGGTGGCCCTGCTGAGCGTGGCCCCCGCCGCCCGCCAGCCCAATCCCGGCAAGCCCAAAAAGAACATCCAGCCACTCTCGCTGGACTTTAGCAACGACAGCACCGAAGCAGAGCCCAGTG GCGGTGCCTCCGCCACCAACCGAGCAGCTGGCACCAACAAGCGGGCTGCGGCACCCAACAACTCGGAGAGCAGCCACCCAAGCAGCAACGACTCGGCCATCGAGGTGGAGGCCCTCGATTTGCGCTCACCTTCGCGCTACCTTAGCCAGCCACAAGCCACCATATTTCCGCCGATTCAGGACTGGGCGCAGAGCGAAGGCATCTACTACTTTGACAAGCGCAACAATCGCGTCATCGAGGTGCGGTCCATTAATATCAGTCAGAGCACCAATCCAGATAACACGGGAACCAGCGAGACCATCCTCCTGGACCAGTCCCAAACTCAGAACAGGCACAGGAAATCTTCGATGGGCACGCGCATGCTGCGCCTCTTTGGGCCCTGTGTCCGCTGCACAGACGCGAACCAATCGATCAACGCCTCCAGTTCCACATACACCGTCGGACTGCCATTGCTGCGCGAGGAGTACGGCCATCGCCGCACCCACAGCGAGCGCTAG